The following DNA comes from Hyalangium ruber.
ATGGTCACGCGCGCATCGAGGGCCTGCAGGCGCTCGTGCAGGGTGTCGAGGAAGGCGGTGGCGCGGTGGAGCTCCGCGCAGGCGGCTTCCAGGGCCTGGGCCGCCTCGGTCTCGTCCGTCGGGGTGGAGTCCCGGGAAGCTGCGGCGTAGAGGGAGACGCCGTCGATGCGGACCGGTGGCATGTCCTCCGCCAGCCAGCCATTCTCCAGCCACTGCAGCACCGGCCACAGGGACGAGGGGGCTTCGGCGCCCACGCCCCACAGGGCCCAGGCGACGCGCAGGGCTCGGGGGGTGGGCCCTTCGGGGAGGGCTCGCAGCGCCGCCTGCCCTTCGGGGGTGAGCACCTCGGTCGCACGGGCGTGCTCCCAGCGCTCCAGCCTCGCCAGCAGCGCGCCGAAGGGCTCCAGCGTCTCCTGACGCGCGCGTTCCTGGCGCTCGCTGTAGGCCTGGGCCTGGCGCTTCACGCGTTGCCTCGCGGCCTTCAGCGCCTCCAGGGCCTGCGGGTGCCGAGCCCAGGCTTCGCGGGCGCGGGTGCCTTCCGGGAACGCAGGCCGTGGAGGCTGCTGCTCCAGCGCCCGCTTCACCCCCAGCCCCAGCGCGGCCAGCGCGAGGCCTCCCAACGCGAAGGGAAGGAAGATGGGCATGGGACGGGCTCTCCTGAGCGCGAATCGCTGAAACCTATAACCCACCGCGTCGCTCGCTCCAGCAGGCGAGCAGGCTCACACTCCGCTGAAATGGATACGGGCCAGCGCACCCGCGCTGGTGGGAGGTTCCAGAGCGAAGCGAATCCGCTCCAGGAAGCCGTGAACCCCAAGGATTGTGGGCCCTTCCCAGTCTGGCAGTACCAGACAGGTGCCATCGACCAGCACATCCGAGCCCTGATCCGCCAGGAGACGAATGGAGAGGCGGTGGAGCGTGCCCTTGATGGTCCCGAGGCGGCTCGACATCGGCAGGGATTCGAGCCCCTCGCCAAGCTCATCTCCCGACCTCGTCGACCTGGGTGGCGTCCTCCGGCACTGGCTCCTGGCGCTTCCGGCTCATCCCCGTCACTGTAGCGGGTCCTGGCCGGAAATGAGGTTTTCAGGCGAGCGGCGGCACGTACGGCCACTGCGGCAACGGTCCCTTGCCCGCCTCCCGTGTCAGGTAGTCCGCAGCAATGTTCGCGCTCTCCATGATGGTGAGCAGCCCGCTGCCCGGGTGCGTTCCTCCGCCCACCCAGTACAGCCCCTCCACGTCCGGGTTCTTCACCTTCGGCCGCAGCGGGCCCAGCTGCAGCCACGTGTGCGAGAGGTTGAACACCGCCCCTCGGAACACGTGGAAGTCGTCCCGCCACGTCTCCGCCGTGAAGTAGCGCTCCGAGCGGATGTGCCGGCGCACGTCCTTCAGCCCCACCTTCGCCAGCATGTCCGGAATCCGCTCGCGCAACGCCCGCTCCGTCGCCGCCCAGTCCACCGGCTGCGCCGTGTTCGGCGTCGGCACCAGCACGTACAACGTCGAGTGCCCCTTCGGCGCTCCCGACGCATCCGTCACGCACGGGTTGCACACGTAGAACGGAGGATCCTCCAGGTCCACGTACCGGTCCTCCAGCGCATCCCGGTCCGTACGCCGCGCGTTCTCCGATAGATAGATGAGGTGGTGCGGCAAGTCCGAGTACACCGTGTCCAGCCCGTAGTACGCCATGAACGTGCTGCACGAGTACTTCGCCTTCTCCAGCGCCGCGTCCGACAGCTGGGTGCCCGCACGCGCCTCCGCCGGCACCAGGTTCTGCGCCGCGTACGCCAGGTCCGCGTTCACCACCACCGCGTCCGCCTCCAGCGTCTGCCCGTTCGCCAGCCGCACCCCCACCGCTCGCCCCGCGTCCACCCGCACCTGCTCCACCGCCTCCCCCATCCGGAACGTCGCCCCCAGGTCCTGCGCGCACCGCATCATCCCCCGCGCCAGCTCCCGGAAGCCCCCTTCCACGTGCCACACCCCGAAGGCCAGCTCCAGGTACGGAATCACGCTGAACACCGAGGAGCACGTCGTCGGGTGCAACCCCAGGTACTTCGAGGGGTACGCCAGCGCGTACGTAATCCGGTCATCGTGGAAGAACCCATCCAGGTGCCGGTACAGCGTCTGCCACGGCTTGAAGCGCAGCGTGGAGGCCAGCCGCCATGGCGCGTAGTAGCCCAGGCTCCCCGCGTTGGTGGCGATGAACTTCTCGTAGGCGATGGCGTACTTCTCCCGCCCCTCCGCCAGCCACGCCCGCAGCGCCTCCGGCTTGTCGGCGCCGTACTGGGCCAGCTGCGCCGCCATGCGCTCCGGGTCCTTCGAGGTGTCCAGGTGCGTGCCGTCCCAGAAGTGGACCCGTGTGTTGGGCTCCAGCGGCACCAGCTTCACGTAGTCCTCCAGCCGCTTGCCCGAGCGCACGAAGATGCGCTCCAGCACTCCCGGCAACTGGAGAATCGACGGGCCCGTGTCCAGCGCGTACTCGCCGCGCTCGCCCAGCGCCAGCCCCTTCATCCGCCCTCCGGGCACCGCGTCCTTCTCCACCACGGTGACCTTCAACCCCTGGCCCGCCAGGTTGATGGCCGTCGACAGCCCTCCAGGCCCCGCTCCCACGACGATGACGTGTCGCACCATGCCCCCTACGATGCCCCGCCCCGCCCCCGGTTGCAGCCGACTTGTGGCCCCGGGGGGCCGCCGACCCCTCGTTTCTGAAGGTACACAGCTCGCGAACACGGTGGTTTGCGTCCCCGCCAACCCCTGTTAAGCGAGGGGTCTGGACGCCCGAGCCTCCCGCGAATGACTCCCACTCCCCGAGAGGTCCTGCTCTTCACCCTGGAAGGCCTGCGCTACGCCCTGCCCTCGGCGGATGTGCGGGAGCTGGTCCGCGCCGCGCGGCTCACCCCCCTGCCCCAGGCCCCCGACGTGGTGGAGGGACTGCTCAACCTGCGCGGCGAGCTGCTGCCCGTGCTGGACCTGCGCCGCCGCTTCCGGCTGCCCCCTCGCCCCCTGGCCCCGCTCGACCACTTCATCGTCGCCCGGGCCGGCTCCCGCACCGTGGTGCTGCGCGTGGACCGGGCCGAGGGGCTGCTCACGCTCGAGCCCGGCGCGGTGGACGAGGCCCCCAGCGCCCTGCCCGGCGTGGGTTACGTGGCCGGCGTCGTGAAGCTCCCCGAGGGCCTGGTGCTCGTCCACGACTTGCGGAGCTTCTTGTCCGAGGCCGAGGCGCTCGCCCTCGACACGGCGCTGGCGAACGCCCCGGGGGCCTCGTGAGCCCCTTCCTCGTCGCCTGGAGCCACCCGAGCTACGGGCGCGTCTTCGAGCAGGTCCAGGCCCGCGCCGGGCTGCTGGCCCCCACCTGCGTTCCCGCCGCCGAGGAGGGCATCAGCCGCGCCATGGCCCGCGCCGGCTGCTCCGACTTCGAGCTCTACCTGGCGCGGCTCTCCACCGAGCCGAGCGCCTTCGATGACCTGCTCATCGAGCTCACCATCGGCGAGACGTACTTCTTCCGCACCCACGAGCACTTCGACTTCGTGCGCCAGCAGGCCCTGCCCGAGCTGCGGCGGCTGCGCGGCCCGGGGCACACCTTCCGGGTGTGGAGCGCGGGGTGCTCCTCCGGCGAGGAGCCCTACTCGCTGGCCGTGCTGCTGATGGAGGAGGGCCTTGGCGACCACATGGAGGTGGTCGCCACCGACATCTCCCGCGCCGCGCTCGCACGCGCCCACAAGGCCCGCTATGGCCCGTGGTCCCTGCGGGGCGAAGGCGCCGAGCGGATGACGCCCTTCCTGCGCCCGGACGACAAGCAGTACGTGCTCGACACCGAGGTGCGCCGGCGCGTGCGCTTCCGCCACCTCAACCTCGCGCTCGACACGTGGCCCTCCACCGACAGCGGCGTCCACGGCATGGACATCATCTTCTGCCGCAACGTGCTCATCTACTTCACCCGCGCCACCATCGAGGCCGTGGCCCGCCGCCTCCATGAGAGCCTGGCCGAGGGGGGCTTCCTGCTCACCGGCCCCTCGGATCCATCCCTCCACGGGCTGGCCCCGCTGGAGCCCCTGCTCCTGCCGTGGGGCATCGCCTGGCGCCGTGCCCCCGCGGGCACCGCTCGCGCGCTCCTGCCTCCTGTCTCCGTCTACTCCCCGCCTCCCGCGCCTCCGACGCCCCCTCCCGCCATCTTCTCTCCGCCTCCCGTGAGCCCTCCTCCCGCGCCCCGGGAGCCTCCCCCCGCGCCCCCTCTGGCCCCCGTGGTGGCGCCCCCGCCGCTGGAGCCCGCGCGGCAGGCGCTGGCGCGAGGCGATTGGCGCGAGGCAGCGCGGCTCGCCGAGGCAGAGGTGGACAGCCCCGAGACAGCGCTCGTGGCGGTGCGCGCCCTGGCCAACGTGGAGCCCGAGAAGGCGGTGCGGGCCTGCGCCGAGGCCGCCGCCCGCTACCCGCTCTCCGCCGAGCTGCGCTACCTGGAGGCCGTGCTCCTGCTGGGCCTGGGCCGGCTCGCCGAGGCCGAGCGCGCCGTGCGGCAGGTGCTCTACCTGGAGCCCTCGCTCGCGGTGGCCTACCTCACCCTGGGCCATGTGCTGCGGCGCCTGGGGGACACCGCCGGTGCCCTGCGGGCCTTCCGCGCCACGGAGCGCCTCTGCGCCGCCCTGCCTCCGGACGCCCCCCTGCCCCTGGGTGAGGGCGAGCGCGCCGGAGCGCTGGCGCGGGTGGCCGGCGCCGAGCTCGAGCGGCTGGAGCACACGCGGGAGGAGGGCTGATGGCGGAGAACAAGACAGGGGGCGGCCTGGACTGGGCCCAGGCCCACGCGCGGCTGGAGCGCCTGGCCCGAACCGCCGAGACGGCGCACGCCTCGACTCCCGAGGAGGAGCGCGCGGTGCTCGATGCGCGCGCGCGCGAGCTGGCACGGCCCCCCAGCGCCGAGAAGGCCGCGGGCAGTGTGTTGGAGGTGGCGCGCTTCCGCTCCGGCGGGCAGCTCTACGCGCTGGCCACGCGCTTCGTCCACGAGGTGCTTCGCGACGTGGAGCTCACCCCGCTGCCGGGCGCCCCTCCCCTGCTCCGAGGCCTCACCCTGCTGCGCGGCGAGGTGCTCCCCCTCGTGGAGCTGGCCCCGCTCTTCGGCCGCCCGCCCACGCGCACCGGGGACGTCGTCCTCGTGGTGGGCACCACCCGCCCGGAGCTGGGCCTGTGCGTGGACGAGGTCGAGGAAGTCACCCTCCTGGACCGCGAGGAGCTGCTGCCCCCTCCCACCACCCTGGACCTCGCCTCCAGCGAGCTGATGTCCGGCATCCACCGTGAAGGCCTCATCCTGCTAGAGGGCGAGGCCCTGCTGAGCGACAGTCGCCTCATCTTCGACATCGCCGACGAAGGAACCTCATGAGTATCGGGAAGAAGATCGGTCTCGGGTATGGCCTGTCCCTGCTGATCCTGTTGGTGGTGGCCTCCGTGGCCTACCAGATCGCCCACCAGATGACGGGCACCTCCGAGGAGCTGTTCCAGGAGCGCAAGCGGCTGCGCGTGCTGCGCGACGTGCGCTCGCTCATCGTCGACGCGGAGACGGGCCAGCGCGGCTTCATCATCACCGGGGACGAGAAGTACCTGGAGCCCTACTCCGAGGCGGTGGAGGCGCTGAAGCAGAACCTGCCGCAGCTGCGCCAGCTGATGGTGGGCTCGAGCCTGCAGGAGCGGCTGCCCCGGCTCGAGGCACTGATCGACACCCGGCTGAGGCAGTTGGAGGACAACGTGCGCCTGCGCCGGGAGAAAGGCATGGAGCCCGCCATGGAGAACATCCGCGGCGGCACGAGCCTGAAGACGATGCAGCAGATCCGCGAGGAGGCCGACTCGATGCTCGCGACCGGCGAGCAGCAATGGACCGAGATGCAGGAGGGGGCCCGCGGCAACGCCGAGCGCGGCCTCATCATCCTCGCCATCTGCTCGGCGCTGGCGGTCATCAGCGTCACCGCGGGCAGCGTCATCATCACCCGGGGCATCACCACCCCCTTGGATCGGCTGATGAAGGGCGTGGAGCAGCTGGGCCAGGGCAACCTCGCCCACCGCATCGTCGTCGACAACGAGGACGAGACGGGCCGGCTCGCGCGCGCCTTCAACGCCATGGCCGAGCGACGGCAGGAGTCGGAGGCGAAGCTGGCCCAGCAGTCCACCCAGCGCGAGCAGGTGCTGCGCACCGTGGCCGAGTTCGTCAACCAGCTGGCCGGCGCCAGCGCGGAGATCCTCTCCAGCACCAGCGAGCAGGTGGCCAGCGCCCAGGAGCAGGGCAGCGCCGTGTCCGAGACGGTGAGCACCGTGGAGGAGATCGCCCAGACCTCCGAGGAGGCCGCCGGCCGCGCCCGCGCCGTGAGCGAGTCGGCCCGCCAGTCCGAGGAGCTGGGCAAGAGCGGCCGCCGGGCCGTGGACGAGGCCGTGAACGCCATGGCCACCGTGCGCGAGCAGGTGGAATCCATCGCCTCGCGCATCCTCGCCCTGGCCGAGCAGGCTCAGTCCATCGGCGACATCATCAACACCGTCAACGACATCTCCGAGCAGACGCACATGCTGGCGCTCAACGCCTCCATCGAGGCCAGCCGCGCCGGCGAGCAGGGCCGGGGCTTCGCCGTGGTGGCCGCCGAGGTGAAGGCGCTGGCCGACCAGTCCAAGAAGGCCACCGCTCAGGTGCGGCAGATTCTGGGCCACATCCAGAAGGCCACCCACTCGGCGGTGCTCGGCACCGAGGAGGGCACCAAGAGCGTCTCCTCCGCCACCCGCGTGGTGGGCCAGGCGGGCGCCACCATCCAGTCCCTGGGCGAGCTGCTGGCGCAGGCGTCGATTACCGCGGCGCAGATCGCCGCCTCGGCCAACCAGCAGGCCACGGGCATCGGACAGATTCGCCAGGCCATGCGGGACGTGAACCAGTCCGCGCAGCAGGCGCTGGCCTCCACGCGTCAGACG
Coding sequences within:
- a CDS encoding phytoene desaturase family protein translates to MVRHVIVVGAGPGGLSTAINLAGQGLKVTVVEKDAVPGGRMKGLALGERGEYALDTGPSILQLPGVLERIFVRSGKRLEDYVKLVPLEPNTRVHFWDGTHLDTSKDPERMAAQLAQYGADKPEALRAWLAEGREKYAIAYEKFIATNAGSLGYYAPWRLASTLRFKPWQTLYRHLDGFFHDDRITYALAYPSKYLGLHPTTCSSVFSVIPYLELAFGVWHVEGGFRELARGMMRCAQDLGATFRMGEAVEQVRVDAGRAVGVRLANGQTLEADAVVVNADLAYAAQNLVPAEARAGTQLSDAALEKAKYSCSTFMAYYGLDTVYSDLPHHLIYLSENARRTDRDALEDRYVDLEDPPFYVCNPCVTDASGAPKGHSTLYVLVPTPNTAQPVDWAATERALRERIPDMLAKVGLKDVRRHIRSERYFTAETWRDDFHVFRGAVFNLSHTWLQLGPLRPKVKNPDVEGLYWVGGGTHPGSGLLTIMESANIAADYLTREAGKGPLPQWPYVPPLA
- a CDS encoding chemotaxis protein CheW, whose translation is MTPTPREVLLFTLEGLRYALPSADVRELVRAARLTPLPQAPDVVEGLLNLRGELLPVLDLRRRFRLPPRPLAPLDHFIVARAGSRTVVLRVDRAEGLLTLEPGAVDEAPSALPGVGYVAGVVKLPEGLVLVHDLRSFLSEAEALALDTALANAPGAS
- a CDS encoding CheR family methyltransferase — its product is MSPFLVAWSHPSYGRVFEQVQARAGLLAPTCVPAAEEGISRAMARAGCSDFELYLARLSTEPSAFDDLLIELTIGETYFFRTHEHFDFVRQQALPELRRLRGPGHTFRVWSAGCSSGEEPYSLAVLLMEEGLGDHMEVVATDISRAALARAHKARYGPWSLRGEGAERMTPFLRPDDKQYVLDTEVRRRVRFRHLNLALDTWPSTDSGVHGMDIIFCRNVLIYFTRATIEAVARRLHESLAEGGFLLTGPSDPSLHGLAPLEPLLLPWGIAWRRAPAGTARALLPPVSVYSPPPAPPTPPPAIFSPPPVSPPPAPREPPPAPPLAPVVAPPPLEPARQALARGDWREAARLAEAEVDSPETALVAVRALANVEPEKAVRACAEAAARYPLSAELRYLEAVLLLGLGRLAEAERAVRQVLYLEPSLAVAYLTLGHVLRRLGDTAGALRAFRATERLCAALPPDAPLPLGEGERAGALARVAGAELERLEHTREEG
- a CDS encoding chemotaxis protein CheW, which produces MAENKTGGGLDWAQAHARLERLARTAETAHASTPEEERAVLDARARELARPPSAEKAAGSVLEVARFRSGGQLYALATRFVHEVLRDVELTPLPGAPPLLRGLTLLRGEVLPLVELAPLFGRPPTRTGDVVLVVGTTRPELGLCVDEVEEVTLLDREELLPPPTTLDLASSELMSGIHREGLILLEGEALLSDSRLIFDIADEGTS
- a CDS encoding methyl-accepting chemotaxis protein, coding for MSIGKKIGLGYGLSLLILLVVASVAYQIAHQMTGTSEELFQERKRLRVLRDVRSLIVDAETGQRGFIITGDEKYLEPYSEAVEALKQNLPQLRQLMVGSSLQERLPRLEALIDTRLRQLEDNVRLRREKGMEPAMENIRGGTSLKTMQQIREEADSMLATGEQQWTEMQEGARGNAERGLIILAICSALAVISVTAGSVIITRGITTPLDRLMKGVEQLGQGNLAHRIVVDNEDETGRLARAFNAMAERRQESEAKLAQQSTQREQVLRTVAEFVNQLAGASAEILSSTSEQVASAQEQGSAVSETVSTVEEIAQTSEEAAGRARAVSESARQSEELGKSGRRAVDEAVNAMATVREQVESIASRILALAEQAQSIGDIINTVNDISEQTHMLALNASIEASRAGEQGRGFAVVAAEVKALADQSKKATAQVRQILGHIQKATHSAVLGTEEGTKSVSSATRVVGQAGATIQSLGELLAQASITAAQIAASANQQATGIGQIRQAMRDVNQSAQQALASTRQTERAVQDLNAMGLKLKGLLSDYGR